AGGCGGTGCTGGACGACGACATCAAGCGGCTCGGGGAGATTTCCGAGAAGCAATATCTGCTGCTGCTGAACAAGGCCCACGCGGGGCGTACCATGGCCGAGATCGAGGCGCGCGTGGATGAATGGGTGAAGACCACCCGCCATCCCCGCTTCAACCGGCCCTATACCGACCTCGTCTACCAGCCCATGATGGAACTGCTCGCTTATCTGCGGGCCAACGGCTTCAAGACCTTCATCGTCTCCGGCGGTGGCATCGACTTCATGCGGCCCTGGATGCCGAAGGCCTATGGCATTCCGCCGGAGCAGATCTTCGGCTCTTCCGGGCGCCTCGCTTACCACTTGGCGGGCGACAAGCCGGAGATCGTGCGCCTCGACAAGGTGGACCTCTTCACCGTGGGGCCGGGCAAGCCTGTGGCCATTGCCCTTAATATCGGTCGCCGCCCCATCTTCGCTGCCGGCAATTCGGATGGCGACCTGGAGATGCTGCAATATACGACGTTGAGCCCCGGTCCGCGCTTTGGCCTCCTGGTGCACCACACCGACGGGATACGCGAATGGGCCTATGACCGGACCAGCCCCGTCGGCAAGCTCGACAAGGCGCTCGACGAGGCGCCAAAGCGCGGCTGGAACGTGGTGGACATGAAGAATGACTGGAAGGTGATCTTCCCGTTCGAGAAGCAATAGGGGGCGCTCAACCCGGACCGCCTTCTTCGCGGAAGGCGGCGGGGCTGCGGGCCGTCCATTTGCGGAAGGCGCGGTGGAAGGCGCTCGGCTCGGCAAAACCCAGTTCGGCCGCGATCTCACCCACGCTGCCCGGCGTCTCCAGCAGCAGCCTGGTGGCGAGCGCCCGGCGGATCTCGTCCTTGATGGCCTGGTAGCTCTGCCCCTCGCCCTTGAGGCGCCGCCGCAAGGTGGGGGCGGGAATGCGCAGGCGGGCGGCCAGATCCTCGAAGACCGGCCAGTCGGGCGGCGGCGTCTCCCGCAGGATGGCCCGCACGCTCGCCACCACCCCCGCATCATGGCGGTAGCGCACCAGGATGTTGGCGGGCGCCTTGCGCAGGAAGTCGCGCAGCGCCCGCTCGGTGCGCAGCACGGGGAGCTTCAGATAGGCGGCATCGAACTCCAACCGGCTGGCCTCCTGGCCAAACCGCACCGGGGCTCCAAAGAAGATGCGGTAGTCGGCCCCATGGGCGGGGGCGGCGCAGCGGAAATCCACCCGCCGCAAAGGGATGCGCCGGCCCACCAGCCAGCAGGCGATGCCGTGCAGGATGATCCAATAGGTGCGATAGGCAAAGGCCGAGCGCGGCGCGCCCGCATCCGCCAGCACGATGCGGGCGTGGCCCTCGCGCACCTCCAGCGTGCCGCGCGGATCGTCCAGCACCACGGTGAGGAAGCGCAGGGCGCGTCGCAGCGCTTGTTCCAGCGTCCCTGCATGGAGGATGGCGTGGCACAGCAGCGTAAAGCTGCCCGGCCGCATGGGGCGGGCGCCAAGGCCGAAAAACTCGTCATCCATGGCCCGCGCCACCGCCAGCCAGAGCGCCCCATATTGCTCGGCCGAAACCGGCTCGCGCACCAAAGCGGGCAGGCCGGCGGCGGCGAGCACCGGCCCTTGCGCAATGCCGCGCCGGGCAAGGCAATCCAGCGCATCGGCGACGAAGCTCGCCGAAATCATCCGCCGGTCGGGGCTGGAAGCGGGGGTGTCCATGTCTCTCCCGGACTGCGAGGACGCGATCATGTGGCAAAAACGATCACGACGCGAGATCCGTTTGGGCCTGGATTGCCACACGGTTTCGTCGCTTAATCCAGCCGAACACCACCGCCCCCCAAGAGGGCGGACGAGGAAGTGCGCCGGAGCGGCAGGACGGGCGGCACGCCCCTGATCCCCGCACGCATGAGATTTTTCGCGCGCCGCGCCGGCGGGCGCGCGCAGGCACGGGACGACAGAGCATGCAGATCCAAGACCGCGTATTCCTCGTCACCGGCGCCGGCTCGGGCCTTGGCGCGTCGGTTGCCCGCGCGCTGGTGGAGGCGGGCGGCAAGGTGGTGGTGGTGGATGTGAACGCGGAGGCCGGCGCCGCTACCGTGGCATCGCTGGGCGACGCCGCCCGCTTCGCCCGCGCCGATGTCACCTCCGAGGCCGACGGCGTGGCGGCGGTGAAGACCGCGCTCGACGCCTTCGGCCACTTGCATGGCCTGGTGAACTGCGCCGGCGTTGCCCCCGGCGAGAAGGTGGTGGGCCGCGAGGGGCCGCACCGGCTGGAGAGCTTCGCCCGCGCTGTGAGCATCAATCTCATCGGCACCTTCAACATGCTGCGCCTCGCCGCCGACGCCATCGTCAAGGAACAGCCGGACGAGAATGGCGAGCGCGGCGTGATCGTGAACACCGCTTCCATCGCCGCCTATGATGGGCAGGTGGGACAGGCGGCCTATGCGGCGTCCAAGGGCGGCGTCGCCGCGCTCACCTTGCCGGTGGCGCGGGAATTGGCGCGGTTCGGCGTGCGGGTGGTGACCATCGCGCCGGGCATCTTCGAGACCCCCATGATGGCCGGCATGCCACAGGAGGTGCAGGATGCCCTGGGCAAGTCCGTGCCTTTCCCGCCGCGCCTCGGCCGGCCGCCGGAATTTGCCGCCTTGGTGCGGCACATCTGCGAAAACACCATGCTGAACGGCGAAGTCATCCGGCTGGATGGCGCCCTGCGGATGCCGCCGCGCTGACAGCCAAGAGGGAGGATTGCGGACATGAGTGCTGATCCCATCGTCATCGTCGGGTCCGCCCGGACCCCCATGGGCGGCTTCCAGGGCGACCTGAAGGATGCCACCGCCCCCGAACTGGGCGCTGCCGCCATCGGCGCCGCCCTCGACCGCGCGGGCCTTTCCCGCGAGGCGGTGGAGGAAGTGGTGTTCGGCTGCGTGCTGCCCGCCGGCCAGGGCCAGGCACCGGCCCGCCAGGCGGCGCTCGGCGCCGGCCTGCCGCTCTCGGCGGGGGCCACCACCGTCAACAAGATGTGCGGCTCGGGCATGAAGGCGGCCATGCTGGCCCATGACCTCATCCTCGCCGGCTCCGCCGATGTGGCGGTGGCGGGCGGCATGGAGAGCATGACCAACGCCCCCTATCTGCTGGACCGGGCGCGGGCGGGCCTGCGCATGGGCCACGGCCGTGTGCTCGACCACATGTTCCTGGACGGCCTGGAGGACGCCTATGACAAGGGCCGTCTCATGGGCACCTTCGCCGAGGATTGCGCCCAGAGCTACCAATTCACCCGCAAGGTGCAGGACGACTATGCCATCGCCTCGTTGGAGCGGGCGCAGAAGGCCATTACCGGCGGTGCCTTTGCCGGCGAGGTGGTGCCGGTGACGGTGAAGTCCGGCCGCACCGAGAAGGTGGTGGAGCAGGACGAGCAGCCGCTGAAGGCCAAGCTGGACAAGATCCCCACCTTGAAACCCGCCTTCCGCGAAGGTGGCACGGTGACCGCCGCCAATTCCTCCTCCATCTCCGATGGCGCGGCGGCCTTGGTGCTGATGCGCCGCTCGGAAGCCGAAAAGCGCGGGCTCACGCCGCTTGCGGCCATAGTGGGCCATTCCACCCACGCCCAGGCGCCCAACCTCTTCCCCACCGCCCCCATCGGCGCCCTGCGCAAGCTCTCCGAGCGCACCGGCTGGGACCTGAAGGACGTGGACCTGTTCGAGGTGAACGAGGCCTTTGCCGTGGTGGCGCTGGCCGCCATGCATGACCTCGATTTGCCCCATGACAAGGTGAACGTGCATGGCGGCGCCTGCGCGCTCGGCCATCCCATCGGCGCTTCCGGCGCGCGGGTGATGGTGACGCTGCTCGCCGCTTTGCAGACCCATGGCCTCAAGCGCGGCATGGCCTCCTTGTGCATCGGCGGCGGCGAGGCCACCGCCGTCGCCATCGAGCGCCTGTCCTGAGGACCGCCCCATGATCCTCAACGAGACCCAGGAACAGATCCGCGACGCCGCCCGCGCCTTTGCCCGCGAGCGCCTCGCCCCCACCGCCGCCGCGCGGGACAAGGCCCATGCCTTCCCCGCCGCCGAATTGAAGGAGATGGGGGAACTGGGCTTCCTCGGCATGCTCGTGCCGGAAGCCTATGGCGGCTCGGATGCCGGCGTGCTCGCTTATACGCTGGCGCTGGAAGAGATAGCGGTGGGCGACGGCGCCTGCTCCACCATCATGAGCGTGCACAGCTCGGTGGGCTGCATGCCCATCCTGAAGTTCGGGACGGACGCGCAGAAGGAGCGCTTCCTGCCCAAGCTGGCCAGCGGCGAATGGATCGGCGGCTTTGCCCTCACCGAGCCGCAGGCCGGCTCTGACGCGGCCAATCTGCGCACCCGCGCCCGCCGCGATGGCGACCATTATGTGTTGAACGGCGCCAAGCAGTTCATCACCTCCGGCAAGAACGGGCAGGTGGTGATCGTGTTCGCGGTGACCGATCCGGACGCGGGCAAGAAGGGCATCTCCGCCTTCATCGTGCCCACCGACACCCCCGGCTATGAGGTGGTGCGGGTGGAGGAGAAGCTCGGTCAGCACGCCTCCGACACCTGCCAGCTCGCCTTCACCGACATGCGCATCCCGGCGGACCTGCGTCTTGGTGCGGAAGGGGAGGGGCTGAAGATCGCGCTCTCCAATCTGGAGGGCGGGCGCATCGGCATCGCCGCGCAATCCGTGGGCATGGCCCAGGCCGCCTTCGAGGCGGCGCGCGACTATGCCCGGCAGCGCGTCACCTTCGGCAAGCCCATCATCGAGCATCAGGCCATCGCCTTCCGCCTCGCGGACATGGCGACCAAGATCGCCGCCGCCCGCCAGATGGTGCTGCACGCCGCCGAACTGCGGGAGGCCGGCCGTCCCTGCCTGACGGAAGCCTCCATGGCCAAGCTGCTGGCCTCCGAGACCGCCGAGGCGGTCTGCTCGGCGGCGATC
This genomic interval from Aquabacter sp. L1I39 contains the following:
- a CDS encoding HAD family hydrolase, which codes for MTTPSRGISRRRLPACLAALLAGMLLAFTVLPALAQTDPLPSWNEGPRKAAIIDFVSRVTREGGLDFVPVPERIATFDSDGTLIAEQPMYPPIVFAMAEVKAVAKEHPEWKKIQPFKAVLDDDIKRLGEISEKQYLLLLNKAHAGRTMAEIEARVDEWVKTTRHPRFNRPYTDLVYQPMMELLAYLRANGFKTFIVSGGGIDFMRPWMPKAYGIPPEQIFGSSGRLAYHLAGDKPEIVRLDKVDLFTVGPGKPVAIALNIGRRPIFAAGNSDGDLEMLQYTTLSPGPRFGLLVHHTDGIREWAYDRTSPVGKLDKALDEAPKRGWNVVDMKNDWKVIFPFEKQ
- a CDS encoding AraC family transcriptional regulator yields the protein MDTPASSPDRRMISASFVADALDCLARRGIAQGPVLAAAGLPALVREPVSAEQYGALWLAVARAMDDEFFGLGARPMRPGSFTLLCHAILHAGTLEQALRRALRFLTVVLDDPRGTLEVREGHARIVLADAGAPRSAFAYRTYWIILHGIACWLVGRRIPLRRVDFRCAAPAHGADYRIFFGAPVRFGQEASRLEFDAAYLKLPVLRTERALRDFLRKAPANILVRYRHDAGVVASVRAILRETPPPDWPVFEDLAARLRIPAPTLRRRLKGEGQSYQAIKDEIRRALATRLLLETPGSVGEIAAELGFAEPSAFHRAFRKWTARSPAAFREEGGPG
- a CDS encoding 3-hydroxyacyl-CoA dehydrogenase, yielding MQIQDRVFLVTGAGSGLGASVARALVEAGGKVVVVDVNAEAGAATVASLGDAARFARADVTSEADGVAAVKTALDAFGHLHGLVNCAGVAPGEKVVGREGPHRLESFARAVSINLIGTFNMLRLAADAIVKEQPDENGERGVIVNTASIAAYDGQVGQAAYAASKGGVAALTLPVARELARFGVRVVTIAPGIFETPMMAGMPQEVQDALGKSVPFPPRLGRPPEFAALVRHICENTMLNGEVIRLDGALRMPPR
- a CDS encoding acetyl-CoA C-acyltransferase — its product is MSADPIVIVGSARTPMGGFQGDLKDATAPELGAAAIGAALDRAGLSREAVEEVVFGCVLPAGQGQAPARQAALGAGLPLSAGATTVNKMCGSGMKAAMLAHDLILAGSADVAVAGGMESMTNAPYLLDRARAGLRMGHGRVLDHMFLDGLEDAYDKGRLMGTFAEDCAQSYQFTRKVQDDYAIASLERAQKAITGGAFAGEVVPVTVKSGRTEKVVEQDEQPLKAKLDKIPTLKPAFREGGTVTAANSSSISDGAAALVLMRRSEAEKRGLTPLAAIVGHSTHAQAPNLFPTAPIGALRKLSERTGWDLKDVDLFEVNEAFAVVALAAMHDLDLPHDKVNVHGGACALGHPIGASGARVMVTLLAALQTHGLKRGMASLCIGGGEATAVAIERLS
- a CDS encoding acyl-CoA dehydrogenase family protein, whose translation is MILNETQEQIRDAARAFARERLAPTAAARDKAHAFPAAELKEMGELGFLGMLVPEAYGGSDAGVLAYTLALEEIAVGDGACSTIMSVHSSVGCMPILKFGTDAQKERFLPKLASGEWIGGFALTEPQAGSDAANLRTRARRDGDHYVLNGAKQFITSGKNGQVVIVFAVTDPDAGKKGISAFIVPTDTPGYEVVRVEEKLGQHASDTCQLAFTDMRIPADLRLGAEGEGLKIALSNLEGGRIGIAAQSVGMAQAAFEAARDYARQRVTFGKPIIEHQAIAFRLADMATKIAAARQMVLHAAELREAGRPCLTEASMAKLLASETAEAVCSAAIQIHGGYGYLADFPVERIYRDVRVCQIYEGTSDVQRIVIARSL